Genomic segment of Euzebya rosea:
GACGCCACCCAGCCAGTCGCCCCTCGACCTGACGTTCATCCCCCCGGCGGACCAGCCCTTCCAGGCGTGTCCCTGCGTGCCGGCCGCCCCTCCGGGTGCTGCGACACCGCCACCGGCCGCGCCGGCGCCGACCGGGTCCACTCCTCCCGACGAACGCGATCCCGTCCCGGGTGACGGCGGCACGCCGCCGTCGCGCGATCCGTCCCCGGGTGGACCGCCCGAGCCGGAGCCGGAACCGGCCCCGTTCCCGCTGCCCGACACCGGTCCCGTCGAGGAGCAGGTCCCGGACCCGGTGCGGGAGGCGATCGAGGAGCTCATCGACGGCTTGCCCGACGATCCGGGGAGCGCCCCGTCGTCGGCGCCGATGGACGTCGACGAGCTGCCCGGGTCCTGACCGCGTCGACGTCGTCAGTCGTGAGTCGTCAGTCGTGAGTCCCCAGTCGTCAGTCGTCGGGGTCGGCCAGCAGCTCGGTGATGGTGACCTCGGCGCTGCGCAGCCGACCGCGACACCAGGTGATCAGCTCGCGGGCGCGAGCGACGCGGGAGGACAGCTCGTCGACGTCGACGTCGTCGGCCTCCAGCGCCTCGAGGATCGTCTCGAGCTCCTGCTCGGCGTCGGCGTAGCTGTCGGGTTCGGGCCCCTCCAGCGCTGACGCGGTCGGCTCGGTGGTCGGTTCAGCGGTCATCGGTGTGGATCACCTCCGAGGTGATGGTGCCCCCGCGGGTGCGGGTGCGCAGGACGGTGCCGGCGGGAACGGGCCCGGTGACCAGGCCCCCGTCGTCGGCCCGCGTGGTGACGGTCCAGCCCCGTTCGATGAGGCGGTCGGGGTCGGCCAGGGTGACCAGGCGTTCGGCCCGGTCGAGCCGGTCGGCGCGGTGAGCCAGCGCCCTGGGTGCGTCGCGCTGCAGCCGGTCGGCGCGGTCCTGCAGGGCACCCAGCCGTTGGTTGGTGACCCGGGTGGCCGCCTGCTGCAGCCGTCGCTGGTGGGCGTCCACGCGGCCATGGGCACCCCGCAGCGCGGTCCGTGCCGCAGCGGTTCGGCGGGCGGCCGTCGACAGCGCACGGTCGGCGCGGTCCAGGCGGCGACGGGCCCGGTCGCGGACGTCGGTCCAGACCTGCTCGGTGTCGTCGGCCGCCGCTCGCACGGTGGCGACCACCCCCTGGGCCAGGGCCGTGGGGGTCTTGTGCGCGCGGGCGGCCACCAGCTCGGCGACGGGTTGGTCCAGGTGGTGGCCGATACCGGTCCAGACGGGAGTGGGGCACTCGGCGATGCCACGTGCGACGTCGGCGTGGTCGAAGGTCATCAGGTCGACCTCCGCGCCGCCCCCGCGGGTCAGCAGGACCAGGTCGATGTCGGACCGGGCGGACAGGGTGCGGAGCGCCCCGACGATCTGCGGCGGGGCGTCGGGCCCCTGCACGCGGGTGGAGACCAGGTGCAGCCGGAAGGGCAGGCCGCTGGCCCGCAGCTCCTCCACCAGGTCGTGGAAGGCCTGGGACCCGCCGCTTGTGATCAGCCCGAGCGACAGCGGCACCCGGGGCGTGGGCAGCCGGCCGTTGCGGTCGAAGGACCCGTCGGCCTGCATGGCGGCCAGCAGGTCACGACGGGCGAGCGCCAGCGCCCCGGCGGTGTGGGAGGGGTCGATGTCGGCCAGGGACAACGACAGCCGGCCACCCCTCACCCAGAACTGCAGGTTGGCCTTGATGCGGATCTCCAGGCCGTCCTCCAGGGGCTGGCCGACCGCGGCGAGACGCCGGTCGACCAGGCGTCCCTTGGAGGCGGGCATGGAGACGTTGAGCTGCGCCACGACCTGCCCGTCCTCGGTGGTGTGCACGAGGTCGAACCACACGCCCTTGCCCTGCCGCTTCAGGCCCGAGACCTCGCCACGGACCCAGAACTGCCGGTCCCAGACATCGGTGACCTGCCGCTCGATGTGCTCGGCGACCTGCAGGACCGTGAACGTCGTGACCATGGGGGTCAACAGTGTGCCCGCCGGGTGCGACGCTGCCGGACGCGACGGCCGACGGGCACCAGCCGGTCGATCAGAAGAAGACCGAACGCCGTCCCATGAGGTTGCGGTAGATCATCTGCTGGATGGTGTCGCGGACCCGGTCGGTCATCTCGAAGACCAGCATCGGGTCGTCGGCGGCGTCGGGGCCGAGATGGGCGGTCGGGATGGGCTCGCCGAACTCGATGACCCACTTGGACGGCAGCGGCACGAGGCCCAGCGGTCCGAGCAGCGGGAACTGCCAGGTGATCGGGAAGTACGGCAGGCCGAGGATGCGGGCGAGCGGCTTGAGGTTGGCGACGATCGGGAAGATCTCCTCCGACCCGATCGTGGCGACCGGGACGATCGGCACGCCGGTGCGGATGGCGACCTCGACGAAGCCCCCACGTCCGAACCGCTGCAGCTTGTAGCGGTCCCGGTAGGCCTTGCCGATGCCCTTGAACCCCTCGGGCCAGACGCCCACCAGCTCGCCGGAGCCGAGCAGGCGCACGGCGTCCTCGCCGTTGGCCAGGGTGTTGCCGGACTTGCGGGCCATCGGCCCCAGCAACGGCACCTTCATGACGAGGTCGGCGGCCAGCTCGCGAACGTGCCGGTGGGCCGGATGTTCGTCGAAGACCGCGAGCTTGGTCATGATCGCGTCGTACGGAACGGTGCCGGCATGGTTGGCCACCAGCAGCGCCCCGCCCGAGTCGGGGATGTTGTGGATGCCGTCGGTGCGGATCCGCCACCACCGCTGGTACAGCGGGCGGGCCAGCGGCATCACGACCTGCTCGGTGAAGTCGCGGTCGAACCCGTAGTCGTCGACGTCGTAGTCCCCGGTCAAGCGTCGGCGGGTGAAGGCGAGCACCCCGCGGACGGCCTGCTCGAGGTCGGCGAGGTCCCGGTCGGAGAGGGTTGGCAGGTCGGGGCCGAGGCGTGCCCCGCGTCCCCGTTCCTCGCCCGAGGACGGGTGTGCTGCTCGGCCGGTGGGTTCGCAGACCCGGCAGCGGCCCTCCTCGTCGAGGTACAGACGGCAGGGGGATCCGTCGGCCCGCAGCTTCTGGCAGCGCTGTCGCCCCGAGTCGACGGGGCCCAGCGGGCGGCGGCGTTCGTCCAGGCTGATGACCTCGGCTCCACGGTGATCGGTCACGAGACCCTCCTCAGCACGCTCGACACGACGTTG
This window contains:
- the xseB gene encoding exodeoxyribonuclease VII small subunit produces the protein MTAEPTTEPTASALEGPEPDSYADAEQELETILEALEADDVDVDELSSRVARARELITWCRGRLRSAEVTITELLADPDD
- the xseA gene encoding exodeoxyribonuclease VII large subunit translates to MVTTFTVLQVAEHIERQVTDVWDRQFWVRGEVSGLKRQGKGVWFDLVHTTEDGQVVAQLNVSMPASKGRLVDRRLAAVGQPLEDGLEIRIKANLQFWVRGGRLSLSLADIDPSHTAGALALARRDLLAAMQADGSFDRNGRLPTPRVPLSLGLITSGGSQAFHDLVEELRASGLPFRLHLVSTRVQGPDAPPQIVGALRTLSARSDIDLVLLTRGGGAEVDLMTFDHADVARGIAECPTPVWTGIGHHLDQPVAELVAARAHKTPTALAQGVVATVRAAADDTEQVWTDVRDRARRRLDRADRALSTAARRTAAARTALRGAHGRVDAHQRRLQQAATRVTNQRLGALQDRADRLQRDAPRALAHRADRLDRAERLVTLADPDRLIERGWTVTTRADDGGLVTGPVPAGTVLRTRTRGGTITSEVIHTDDR
- a CDS encoding lysophospholipid acyltransferase family protein, with protein sequence MTDHRGAEVISLDERRRPLGPVDSGRQRCQKLRADGSPCRLYLDEEGRCRVCEPTGRAAHPSSGEERGRGARLGPDLPTLSDRDLADLEQAVRGVLAFTRRRLTGDYDVDDYGFDRDFTEQVVMPLARPLYQRWWRIRTDGIHNIPDSGGALLVANHAGTVPYDAIMTKLAVFDEHPAHRHVRELAADLVMKVPLLGPMARKSGNTLANGEDAVRLLGSGELVGVWPEGFKGIGKAYRDRYKLQRFGRGGFVEVAIRTGVPIVPVATIGSEEIFPIVANLKPLARILGLPYFPITWQFPLLGPLGLVPLPSKWVIEFGEPIPTAHLGPDAADDPMLVFEMTDRVRDTIQQMIYRNLMGRRSVFF